In Bacteroidales bacterium, the sequence CAGCCATGTCCGACTTTCCGGTTGAAGTGATCACCGGTCCCGAGTTTGTTACCGGAAGTACCCGTATGAAGTGCGGTACGGCGCAAAAAATGCTTTTTGACATGATCAGCACCACTGTATTAATACGCCTGGGTCGTGTTGAAGACAACAGGATGGTTAATGTTCGTTTAATCAACAACAAGGTTGTAGACCGGTCGGTAAAAATGCTTATGGAAGAACGTGGCATCACAGATTATGAGGAAGCCAAAACATTGATCCTACAATTCGGAAATGTAAAAAAAGCCATGAATTATTTAGATTCCAAACAATACATATAAATTAAATAGATAGAAAAATGAAAACAGTTAACAGAAGAACTTTTATCGGAGCTGCAGCTGCAGCATCAGCAGGAATTGCTTTCAGGACGGATTCAATACTTGCAAATAGTAATAACCGCAGTTTCAGCAATGTGAAGCCTGCTATTCTGGGAGGTCCCAGGGCACAAACAGGAGGATTTTCAGGTTGGCCTATCTACGACAATACAGAGGCCAAAGGCCTACTGGACGTACTATACAGCAGCCAATGGGGCCGTCTGGGAGGTCCGGTAACTCCCCGCTTTGAAGAAGCGCATTCAAAACTGTACGGTTCCAAGCATTCCCTTGGGGTAACGAGTGGAACAAGCGCATTGTATACCATGTTGGGAGCGCTGGGCATAGGTCCGGGAGACGAAGTCATCATTCCCGTATACACCTTTATAGCCACATATAATGTTGTAGTTCTCCATTATGCATTACCTGTGCTTGTCGATATTGATCCTGAAAGCCTCCAGATCGATCCCGGTAAAATAGAAGCTGCCATCACCAAAAACACAAAGGCCATTATGCCGGTACATATTGGCGGTACTCCCTGTAATCTGGATGCTATCATAGCCATTGGTAAAAAATATAACATCCCGGTCATCGAAGATGCTTGTCAGGCACATCTGGCAGAATGGAGAGGAAAGAAAGTAGGTAACTGGGGATTGGGCGGCGGATTCAGCTTCCAGGCATCCAAAAACCTCAATAGTGGAGAGGGCGGAGCCATCATTACCAACGATACTGATTTTCATAAAGGTTGTTTTGCGTTCCACCATCAGGGACAGTCAAGTGCGACTGCTTCGGTAGTAGCTGCCGGTGCTGGAACCAGAGGTACCAATCTGCGTATTACTGAATTTCAATCCAGTATCTTACTCTCTCAAATGACCCGCCTTGAGGAACAGGCAAAGATCCGGAATGAGAATGCATTATACCTGAGCAGTATGTTCAGGGAGATTCCCGGACTGGCTCCTGCCAAGCTTTATGAAGGTACTACTAATGGAGCTTATCATCTGTATATGTTTAATTATGACAAGGAAGGGTTTTCAGGTATGAGTCGCGACCTGTTTATTAAAGCGATGGCAGCTGAAGGTGCTTCGCCCGTACTAGGATACGGTCAGATGGATAAAGACCCGTACATAACAGGGTTGACGAAAAGCAAATATTACCAAAAGATATACGGCGAAAAAG encodes:
- a CDS encoding DegT/DnrJ/EryC1/StrS family aminotransferase; amino-acid sequence: MKTVNRRTFIGAAAAASAGIAFRTDSILANSNNRSFSNVKPAILGGPRAQTGGFSGWPIYDNTEAKGLLDVLYSSQWGRLGGPVTPRFEEAHSKLYGSKHSLGVTSGTSALYTMLGALGIGPGDEVIIPVYTFIATYNVVVLHYALPVLVDIDPESLQIDPGKIEAAITKNTKAIMPVHIGGTPCNLDAIIAIGKKYNIPVIEDACQAHLAEWRGKKVGNWGLGGGFSFQASKNLNSGEGGAIITNDTDFHKGCFAFHHQGQSSATASVVAAGAGTRGTNLRITEFQSSILLSQMTRLEEQAKIRNENALYLSSMFREIPGLAPAKLYEGTTNGAYHLYMFNYDKEGFSGMSRDLFIKAMAAEGASPVLGYGQMDKDPYITGLTKSKYYQKIYGEKEMKRWLDRIDCPVNARVTDENALWFLQTQMLGTRTQMEQIAEAARKIQKYSNEIKNK